The Panacibacter microcysteis DNA window TTTCGCAATATTCGTCATAAACGTATGTGTTTCATTTAGCGTTTTATTAGTAATCACCTGTGATTAATTCTATATTTTTAGAACAACTGCGCAGGAATATTGTTGCAAAAGTGTTGAACACAACTACCGCATTATGAAAGTACTTCTTGTAGAGGATGAGCCAAGTATAGCATCTGTTGTTAATAAAGGCCTTACTGAAAATGGTTACAGCATTACCATTGCGCCAGATGGCATTGTTGGTTTCCAGCTGGCCGCCGCGAATGAGTTTGATGTGCTGATGATAGATATTATGCTGCCCGGAATGAACGGGATGGAACTCTGCAAGCGTTTACGTGAGCACGGGGTTTACACGCCAGTGTTGTTTTTAACGGCATTGAGCACAACCGAAAACATTGTAGCCGGTCTTAATGCAGGTGGCGACGATTACCTGGTGAAGCCTTTCAAATTTGCAGAACTGGAAGCAAGGCTCAGGTCTTTGCACAGGCGCAAACAAATAACGCTTAAAGAGGAAGATGTTTTTCATATCAGCGATATTGTGATTGATTTCAACGCTAAAACAGTTACCCAGCATAACGAACCTGTTAGTCTTACATCGACAGAATTCAGGCTGCTGGAGTATTTTGTGAGGAACAAAAACAAAGTTTTATCCCGTATAGAGATCCTTGAAAAAGTGTGGGGAATTGATTTTAATATGGGTACGAACGTGGTTGATGTGTACGTAAATTACCTTCGTAAAAAGATCGACAAAAGACCCGATCAAAAGTTGATTCATACAGTAATTGGAATGGGTTATATGCTTAAGACAACATAAGGTTTGCCATGAAAATTCAAACGAAGACAACTATTCTCTTTACCATTATAACTGCGGGCGTATTTCTTGTACTTAGTATTACGATCTACTATTTCTCAGACAACTTTGCACACAACGATTTCTACAAAAGGCTTGAACTAAGGGCAAGAATATCCACCAAGTTCAGGTTTGAGAAGGATCATGTATCCACTGAAGCATTTGCAGAAATACAACGCCAATATCTTGAACGCCTGATTGATGAAAAAGCTTTTGTTGTGCAGGTAGATACCACCGGGAAGCCGATAAAAGATTCGCCAAAAAATCTGCCGCTCAGTTACCTGAAGAATATTTTTGATGCTAAAGGTGGCACTGTTTATTACAGGGATAAGAACAGGCACTATGCAG harbors:
- a CDS encoding response regulator transcription factor, coding for MKVLLVEDEPSIASVVNKGLTENGYSITIAPDGIVGFQLAAANEFDVLMIDIMLPGMNGMELCKRLREHGVYTPVLFLTALSTTENIVAGLNAGGDDYLVKPFKFAELEARLRSLHRRKQITLKEEDVFHISDIVIDFNAKTVTQHNEPVSLTSTEFRLLEYFVRNKNKVLSRIEILEKVWGIDFNMGTNVVDVYVNYLRKKIDKRPDQKLIHTVIGMGYMLKTT